atgtagatcatgtcagctagctaactctagagacagtaaaagagaacctgtttctccaacttcggtcaattacaaggcaggattagctgggagacttctaaatgagggcgcacatgtaagtagttcttttgtagattatggtgaacttgtgtgtgttgtagcagtgctttgctattgagaacgatgtagcatgctagcgttagcatgttaACGCTAGCaatagcatgctaacgctaacactacgagctaacggttgtggttagccagctcatttcggactgtgacgtcacgtGAACAActcggagactgaaggcaggacacattcagaaaccgtatctcactcaaaacagcatggatggatttttttcaaagtttgtatgtgtgtggaagcaccagagacacaacataaCATCCCAAATtccagaaagtgtttttttcataatatgggcactttaaacagTATACCtggtaaacatcagcatgttagcattgccaCTCTGAgcaagttagcatgctaactgctgatgttagcatttagcttaaacCGCCGTGCATCCACTGCATATGTTTCAGAGGTGGGAGCAGGTCATTCTTTGACTATGTGTACATGAACTGACTCACTCAGTAACAGTTATTACCTCCACTTGTAGGAACACCCTCTCCCCTTCCTTGCAGCACCTGAGGAAGCAGTTGGAGTTGCTAAAGTTTAGGACCACTGGCATTCCTCTAAAGGAAGTGTTCGTCTTGTACATGTAGATGGTCATCTCCTCtgaacacaaaataaatgaaaacaaacaatttcacaaatcaATTGAAAACTAAAAGCCAAAACTCATCTGTGATTGCTGTAAATGAACGTCGCTGCGTGCTGCTCTGAATGACAAACCTGGGTTGGGTGAAGCATAGACGGTGCTTTGCGAACAGAGACCTCTCAGGTAATAGTGAGAGACCAAATGTTGGATTGGACTCTGCAGCGACTTTTGCTGTTTGATACTGTCACCTCCTCTTGGAACTGAAAGTGACAAGGAACAATCACACAAACAGCATGTAGTTTATAATTAATACCCTGTTTGTAATAAAGAAACAGGACAAGCATGATAGATTCCTTGCTATTTTATAGGTTTTACAAAAAGAATGGAGATGTACTACACATAGTGATCTATATCTCTGCTCTCTAATCTAATTTTAATACATAATGCATGTTTTCTTGATCCTTCTAAGACATGTACTACCAAGGTTCAACTTTTTGCAAGATAAGAAAGAGTGCTGTTTTCAGCACTGTTACAATGCTGGCTTTATTAATGTATAGTTTTTTTAAGAAGTAGCACTAAACCCATTCAGAAAATGCTTCAGTTTTTCTAAATTTCAAATGAGAGTATTTGGAGATCCATGGTTGTCACTGGACTGTattatgttttggttttttttcttaaaaaagatATCTCAGTAAGACTatctgtataaatatatatgagaATGCAGAATAAATTACACAATTAAAACAGAAGTTTGGAGAGTAAAACCAAACTTACTTACCAAGCACCACCTTGCTGGATTCAGCCACCAAGACAACATCATTTAAGGTACATCCTGTCCCACAACATCCCTTACAGGGGCTCCCACTGTCGCAGCCCCTCCCTGTCACCACAGAGATGCTGGTTTTCTTCATGGAAACAATGAGCAGGTCCCCCCTCTCCCTATTCACCTCATTTTCCGCTTGGCAAATGTCCTCCTCTATACCCACGTCCTCCTTTACTTCTCCCTCCTGACCCACTTCATTCTCCAattctgtctccctcctcatctCCATGCTGAAGCTGAGTATTGTGGATTCTTTGGAGAAGGGATGTAAAGTGTCCTCAGCTGGGAAGGACTGCTCAGTGTGCTCCTTCATCCTGCTGGCCTTGTGCACCGTCTAAAGAgggggaataaaaaaaaatgtggggtCAGATTGAGTATTGAACATGTGTCTGTTGTTGGTTGTGTGAGAATTCCACCTCAAAACACCTAAACATCCAGCTAGTGTCAAAGTTGCAATGTGTGTGTCCTTCCTGAAATGGAACAGTGTCTTGTGGATTTTCTTAGAATTGTCGATTCAAAGAATCTTCAGGGAGACCGGATGGTGCAATAATAAATCTTTGTTCATTCAAAAGACCCTGAGTAATTTTTCTACAGAAAATTGACTGACCTTCCTTCCTCCAATGTGATGTTATATAAAAAATAGTTTTACAGGTCAAGTCTTTGGTGTAATTTAAACAACAGTTAATGTCCTGCCAGCAAAGTACACCtagttttattttcatccatCCGAATTACTAGCAggataaaacaaaaactattgTTTAAAGACTcaaagtggatttttttttatatgtattcTGACAGCCAAACATGTATATTGGAGAAAATGGCttataatatataacaataGGACAGTTTGGCACGGTGGATTATTCGGTTAAAGGAGACACATCATgcccattttcaggttcatacttgtattttgggtttctgtTAGaacaaacattatttttctcatgttGTCTTACTTGTATCCACCCTCTCTTATTTTAGCCCCCctcctgaaaagcccagtctgctctgattgtcTTGTGAGAAAAACGCACCTTTGCAAAGGTAGTtttcaatcaaatcaaaatacTCAAGAAGAGATATGCAGATTGGGGGCGGTATTCTAATGAGCCAGCATGTgatgcagaggtgtcaagtaacgaggtacaaatacttcgttaccttacttaagtagaaattttgggtatctatactttactggagtaattattttacagcatactttttacttctactccttacattttcaagcaattatctgtactttctactccttacattttaaaaatagcctcgttactcatatttcagttcggcttgttttcattccagctcgtcagtcatcgttcaaaaaaacacacacaaaaaaaactatccaaatcgctccatccggagagagtgaatttgattgtggttggatgagaagtataaacatagctattccgacaccctattggtttgtacgcgatccataacacctgcacagacccggtgctaatacgccaccggtgccttaacgaccgttatctaccggaccgaatagcaacacggatttcggtgccttaggtgcctgtgcgatgctccgaaaatggacattagagggaactgaacatcgccgcacgggacgctagtcaacactagagttggaagcaggttagcctagcgttagctagaagatggagtaaacatgataaaatgctgagcgctaaacggtgtaaaagtgtgtctatatttcattggagaggagtctgacaccagactgtagctgccgttatCTGAAAAACAtagaagagatgtagcctacgtgtcacctttttcagcccttctgagtttgcaggtatgattttaatatactgtaacattattatagtcatatgattttgtccccgcgttttagagttaagctgttgtccttaatggcatttcccccccttacatcaggggtcttgaacgttttttaatccaaggaccccttaacttaaagtgagatgtagcagggaccccctacatattgtatgaaattatgttgcatattaaactgggcctacaataactgttagggtaacctaaagccttcttacataccttttttcataagctattaaaatatgaattgttggcatgattttacaaatcatattttaatgttacatactgtatgtgacatactgtatgtggcatagtaaatctaggattaactgtatctgtgggctgatatcttagtgactaccttacctataggccagtaagcatataatcagtgggaatttatatttgctaataatatgttggaattatgttaaggcattttatttttattttttttaaagactcaaaatgtacaataatttggaggcccccctgcaatgactctgaggacccctggttgaagatctctgccttacattacttttacttttatactttaagtagttttgaaaccagtacttttacacttttacttaagtaaaaagcttgagttgatacttcaacttctacaaaagtcttttcaaaccctagtatctgtacttctacttgagtaatgaatgtgaatacttttgacacctctgatgtGATGAAGGGGCGCAAAATCTGAATGGCTTGTTGAATCCCTTGTTttctgaacaaaaaaaaaaactgactgggTTGTCTTATTTCACAGTGTGTGAGTTGGTTTGCACTCCAGCTacccaaatgtattttttatgatATGTTCCCTTTAAAATAATGAGCAACAACAGAATTATTTAATGCAACAATTTCAGCCTTCTCCGACTGAAAGACTGAAATAGAATAGAGTCTGAAATAGAAACTCTCTCTTGAAGGCGTTTGGTGCAAGACTGGAAGCCCATGAACTCACCAGCATTGGATTATCTTTAGCTAACAATTGTGCCAACTCCTCAGGTGTGAGATCCTGCAGGTCCATGCCGTTTATCTGCATCAGTTTGTCTCCTCTCCTGAGAAAAAACAGAAACGTATATAAGGCATATACTCCATTAAGGGTTTAtgactataactataactaatGACTATATTAATGATACCAAAATGTGTAACGAGCCAATAATGGGGAAAATCCATCCATTTGACTGGTGTCTCCTCATGTAGTAAAACAGGCTTTTCTGTGTTTGCTGTCAaaaaggttttgttttgtttgtttccaatTTTAgcatgaaaaataaacaaactgttGCTACTGAACATGCTACTACCACTCTACGTCCCATATATTATTTTCTAAGACTTGTCTTTCGTCAATCCAGTTTCATTAAAAGTCAGGAAAACCAACATAATGTACAGTTTGCCTACTTCTAGAAGAGAGCTGCAGAGCATCtggatattattatttttttttttacatctttaaAACTGCTGAATTAATGACCTCTTAGAAAGTgagaaatacattaaaatagttAGAAAGTTACGTTAAATAAAGCCCCTGAAAACTTATTTTCTCTATCAGTTTCTTAATATGAATAATGGGGTCCTATGTTAATACATAGTTTTCTGCCAAAGTTGGAACAGTTTTGGCTATTTCCCATTAAAcgtgtgtatttctttttttttcttctgctaaACACTGTCTGATTTATACCTGACAAATGCTTTTCCTCCACCCCCTCGTTTGTACTTCATCACATTTTTCACATCATACTGGTGCTTTCCTTCATGGAGCTGGTGGACGATCAACACGCTTCCCTTAACCAGAGAGTCCTGATGTTTAGGAATAAATAAACAGACTTAACATCAACCAATATACATAATTgtgtcttttaaaaatgtatctcaCATATTAGCGGTGTTAAATGTTTAAAGATTTTGTAACCCACCTTCAGATCCATGGTGCTAACAGTGTCTGATGCTGATAATGCCAAAGACTGACAATCAGTGGCAGTGCCGGTCTTTAATAATCTTCAGTGGGTTTGTGCTTCAGCTTTTGCATGATCACAAGGGGAAGTGGGACTGAATGTCAAATGACACAGCAGTGGATGTGGAACTGATGTCAGAAGAGGAAGTGAATGAAGATTAGTAAATCTTAAATGCAAAAGGGGACACTGGGTAGGATTTATTTAGAAAACAGAACTTGAGGAGAGAGATGTGAAAGTTCCTGAgttcacacattttatttcatcattatGGATGTTTACTTCCTTAATTTGTTAACAATAACAATACCCTTACAGCTATAATACAGTAACTGTCAAACATAAAACCCtaaacagagagaaaaggaaatggCAACCAGCTGTTTTACAGCCTGTCACATTTGACATGGGAACTAATGGAAGAAAATGACTTCCTCTGTAACAGTCAATTGCTCCGCAGTGGATACAAATGTGTACCATGTGTGGTTCAATAATGAACTATCCGACTAGAAACGGAAGTGATAATTAACTGCTCTTCATAATGGTCACTGTCACATTTTGTCAGGGtggtattttatttatattttaaaaggtAAATATACCAAACAAAAAATGCTTGTacagcttttgtttttacacttaGTGGTGGAAGTAAAAGTTCTAATACCACAAtgtgaaaatactccactacaggtaaaagtcctgctttcaaaaccttacttaaataaaaatatgtccGCAactatcaaaagtaaaagtactcactgTGGagtaaaatgttccctgtcagtgttttatattatatattatgtttacagattaatattcctgctgcattaatgtgtatgttgcattttactgctgtagatgtttcaggttgtgctaattgtaactaattatatactgtataacctACAGCAATGCATCAGTATGTGAATCACGCTGCATGCGTTAAATTCGATTTGATTTACTTTATTGTCCATCTCAGTGGAGATTTTTTTCTGCATGCTTGCATGTGCAcgatacaaacaaaacaagtcacaaatcacatttgtaaaaagaaaattgtgCTGCCTCCTCCCACTGAAACATTGACACAT
This sequence is a window from Perca flavescens isolate YP-PL-M2 chromosome 1, PFLA_1.0, whole genome shotgun sequence. Protein-coding genes within it:
- the LOC114560538 gene encoding uncharacterized protein LOC114560538, with translation MDLKDSLVKGSVLIVHQLHEGKHQYDVKNVMKYKRGGGGKAFVRRGDKLMQINGMDLQDLTPEELAQLLAKDNPMLTVHKASRMKEHTEQSFPAEDTLHPFSKESTILSFSMEMRRETELENEVGQEGEVKEDVGIEEDICQAENEVNRERGDLLIVSMKKTSISVVTGRGCDSGSPCKGCCGTGCTLNDVVLVAESSKVVLVPRGGDSIKQQKSLQSPIQHLVSHYYLRGLCSQSTVYASPNPEEMTIYMYKTNTSFRGMPVVLNFSNSNCFLRCCKEGERVFLQVESCEKQRLKTISMSDESTLSFVFYMKADRTRLRKFESALHGGWFIQIDNRFESVDMATLDGGTGDESFLFLIQT